A single window of Drosophila suzukii chromosome 3, CBGP_Dsuzu_IsoJpt1.0, whole genome shotgun sequence DNA harbors:
- the SLIRP2 gene encoding SRA stem-loop-interacting RNA-binding protein, mitochondrial, whose protein sequence is MSSGFARSSYKLFVGNLPWTIGSKELRTYFSKYGHVANAEVVFDRQLGLSKHYGFVVFSQRDAFNSASNQNTHFLEGRVLNVQRANESPQA, encoded by the coding sequence ATGTCCAGCGGATTCGCGCGAAGCAGCTACAAATTGTTCGTGGGCAACCTTCCCTGGACGATCGGCAGCAAAGAGCTGCGGACCTACTTCTCGAAATACGGGCACGTGGCCAACGCGGAGGTGGTCTTCGACCGGCAACTGGGCCTTTCCAAGCACTACGGATTCGTGGTGTTCAGCCAGCGGGATGCTTTCAACAGCGCCAGCAACCAGAACACCCACTTCCTGGAGGGCAGAGTGCTCAACGTACAGCGCGCCAATGAAAGTCCCCAAGCATAA
- the bel gene encoding ATP-dependent RNA helicase bel isoform X1 encodes MSNAINQNGTGLEQQVAGLDLNGGSADYSGPITSKTSTNSITGGVYVPPHLRGGGGNNNAADAESQGQGQGQGFESRSGNSRQESRDPQQSRGGGEFRRGGGGGGRGFNRQSGDYGSFGSGGGGGGRRGGGGRFEDNYNGGEFDSRRGGDWNRSGGGGGGRNFGRGPSYRGGGGGSGNALDEQPAEDGQAQPQQQQQQPRNDRWQEPERPAGFDGGEGGQPGGGGNRSYSNRGERGGGGGGGGGYNSRWKEGGGGNVDYTKLGARDERLEVELFGVGNTGINFDKYEDIPVEATGQNVPPNITSFDDVQLTEIIRNNVALARYDKPTPVQKHAIPIIINGRDLMACAQTGSGKTAAFLVPILNQMYELGHVAPPQSNRQYSRRKQYPLGLVLAPTRELATQIFEEAKKFAYRSRMRPAVLYGGNNTSEQMRELDRGCHLIVATPGRLEDMITRGKVGLENIRFLVLDEADRMLDMGFEPQIRRIVEQLNMPPTGQRQTLMFSATFPKQIQELASDFLSNYIFLAVGRVGSTSENITQTILWVYEPDKRSYLLDLLSSIRDGPEYTKESLTLIFVETKKGADSLEEFLYQCNHPVTSIHGDRTQKEREEALRCFRSGDCPILVATAVAARGLDIPHVKHVINFDLPSDVEEYVHRIGRTGRMGNLGVATSFFNEKNRNICSDLLELLIETKQEIPSFMEDMSSDRGHSGAKRAGRGGGGRYGGGFGSRDYRQSSGGGGGGGRSGPPPRSSGSGSGGGGGSYRSNGNSYGKFGGNSGGGGYYGGGAGGGSYGGSYGGSAAHSSNAPDWWGQ; translated from the exons ATGAGTAATGCTATTAACCAAAATGGCACAGGTCTAGAGCAGCAA GTTGCTGGTCTGGACTTGAATGGCGGCTCTGCTGACTACAGCGGCCCCATAACAAGCAAGACTTCCACTAACTCGATCACCGGTGGTGTGTATGTGCCCCCGCACCTTCGTGGAGGTGGTGGCAACAACAACGCAGCGGACGCAGAGAGCCAGGGCCAAGGACAAGGCCAGGGCTTCGAGTCGAGATCCGGGAATTCGCGCCAGGAGAGCAGGGATCCGCAGCAGTCGCGCGGCGGAGGTGAATTCCGCAGGGGCGGCGGTGGTGGAGGTCGTGGCTTTAATCGCCAGAGCGGCGACTACGGAAGTTTTGgaagcggcggcggcggcggtggaCGACGTGGAGGAGGAGGTCGCTTCGAGGACAACTACAACG GTGGTGAATTCGACTCACGTCGCGGCGGTGACTGGAATCGCAGCGGCGGAGGCGGAGGTGGACGCAACTTCGGACGTGGTCCGTCGTACCGCGGCGGTGGCGGTGGAAGCGGTAACGCCCTCGACGAGCAACCCGCCGAGGATGGCCAGGcacagccgcagcagcagcagcagcagccgcgcAACGATCGCTGGCAGGAGCCGGAGCGTCCGGCCGGTTTCGATGGCGGAGAGGGAGGTCAGCCCGGCGGCGGCGGCAACAGAAGCTACAGCAACCGCGGAGAGCGcggaggcggcggcggcggcggcggcggctaCAACAGTCGCTGGAAGGAAGGCGGCGGCGGCAACGTCGACTACACAAAGCTGGGCGCCCGAGACGAGCGCCTGGAGGTGGAGCTGTTCGGCGTGGGCAATACGGGTATCAATTTTGACAAATACGAGGATATACCCGTGGAGGCGACGGGCCAGAATGTGCCCCCGAACATCACATCGTTCGATGATGTGCAGCTGACGGAGATTATCCGCAACAACGTGGCCCTAGCACGTTATGACAAACCGACACCGGTGCAGAAGCACGCCATTCCGATTATAATCAATGGCCGTGATCTGATGGCATGCGCCCAGACCGGATCCGGCAAGACGGCCGCCTTCTTGGTGCCGATTCTCAACCAGATGTACGAGCTCGGCCATGTGGCACCGCCGCAGAGCAACCGGCAGTATAGCCGGCGCAAGCAGTATCCGCTGGGTCTGGTGCTGGCACCGACCCGCGAGCTGGCCACCCAGATCTTCGAGGAGGCCAAGAAGTTCGCCTACCGCTCCCGGATGCGTCCGGCCGTGCTGTATGGCGGCAACAACACCAGCGAGCAAATGCGCGAGTTGGACCGCGGATGCCACCTGATTGTGGCTACTCCAGGTCGCCTGGAGGATATGATTACGCGCGGCAAGGTGGGACTGGAAAATATTCGGTTCCTTGTCCTGGACGAGGCTGATCGTATGTTGGACATGGGTTTCGAGCCTCAAATCCGTCGCATCGTCGAGCAGTTGAACATGCCGCCAACCGGGCAGCGCCAGACGCTTATGTTCTCGGCCACATTCCCCAAGCAGATCCAGGAGTTGGCCAGCGATTTCCTCAGCAACTACATCTTTTTGGCCGTGGGTCGTGTGGGCTCCACCTCCGAGAATATCACGCAGACGATCCTGTGGGTATATGAACCCGATAAGCGTTCGTATCTCCTCGATCTGCTCTCGTCCATTCGAGACGGTCCTGAGTACACCAAAGAGAGCCTGACGCTGATCTTTGTGGAGACGAAGAAGGGTGCAGACTCGCTGGAGGAGTTCCTGTACCAATGCAACCATCCCGTGACCAGCATCCACGGTGATCGCACACAAAAGGAGCGCGAGGAGGCGCTGCGCTGCTTCCGCTCGGGCGACTGCCCGATCCTGGTGGCCACCGCTGTGGCCGCTCGTGGCCTGGACATTCCGCACGTGAAGCACGTTATCAACTTTGACCTGCCCTCGGATGTGGAGGAGTATGTCCATCGTATCGGACGTACCGGTCGCATGGGTAACCTCGGTGTGGCCACCTCATTCTTCAACGAGAAGAACCGCAACATTTGCTCCGATCTTTTGGAGCTGCTGATCGAGACCAAGCAGGAGATCCCTAGTTTCATGGAGGATATGAGCTCGGATCGCGGCCACAGCGGCGCCAAGAGGGCAGGACGAGGAGGCGGCGGACGGTACGGCGGTGGCTTCGGATCAAGGGATTACCGTCAGAGTTCTGGCGGCGGAGGCGGTGGCGGACGCAGTGGACCCCCACCCCGCAGCAGTGGCTCTGGATCGGGAGGCGGCGGAGGCAGCTATCGCAGCAACGGAAACTCGTACGGTAAGTTTG GTGGCAACTCGGGAGGCGGTGGATACTATGGCGGCGGCGCCGGTGGTGGCTCCTATGGCGGCTCCTACGGCGGAAGTGCCGCACACTCGAGCAACGCACCCGACTGGTGGGGTCAATGA
- the bel gene encoding ATP-dependent RNA helicase bel isoform X2: MSNAINQNGTGLEQQVAGLDLNGGSADYSGPITSKTSTNSITGGVYVPPHLRGGGGNNNAADAESQGQGQGQGFESRSGNSRQESRDPQQSRGGGEFRRGGGGGGRGFNRQSGDYGSFGSGGGGGGRRGGGGRFEDNYNGGEFDSRRGGDWNRSGGGGGGRNFGRGPSYRGGGGGSGNALDEQPAEDGQAQPQQQQQQPRNDRWQEPERPAGFDGGEGGQPGGGGNRSYSNRGERGGGGGGGGGYNSRWKEGGGGNVDYTKLGARDERLEVELFGVGNTGINFDKYEDIPVEATGQNVPPNITSFDDVQLTEIIRNNVALARYDKPTPVQKHAIPIIINGRDLMACAQTGSGKTAAFLVPILNQMYELGHVAPPQSNRQYSRRKQYPLGLVLAPTRELATQIFEEAKKFAYRSRMRPAVLYGGNNTSEQMRELDRGCHLIVATPGRLEDMITRGKVGLENIRFLVLDEADRMLDMGFEPQIRRIVEQLNMPPTGQRQTLMFSATFPKQIQELASDFLSNYIFLAVGRVGSTSENITQTILWVYEPDKRSYLLDLLSSIRDGPEYTKESLTLIFVETKKGADSLEEFLYQCNHPVTSIHGDRTQKEREEALRCFRSGDCPILVATAVAARGLDIPHVKHVINFDLPSDVEEYVHRIGRTGRMGNLGVATSFFNEKNRNICSDLLELLIETKQEIPSFMEDMSSDRGHSGAKRAGRGGGGRYGGGFGSRDYRQSSGGGGGGGRSGPPPRSSGSGSGGGGGSYRSNGNSYGGNSGGGGYYGGGAGGGSYGGSYGGSAAHSSNAPDWWGQ; the protein is encoded by the exons ATGAGTAATGCTATTAACCAAAATGGCACAGGTCTAGAGCAGCAA GTTGCTGGTCTGGACTTGAATGGCGGCTCTGCTGACTACAGCGGCCCCATAACAAGCAAGACTTCCACTAACTCGATCACCGGTGGTGTGTATGTGCCCCCGCACCTTCGTGGAGGTGGTGGCAACAACAACGCAGCGGACGCAGAGAGCCAGGGCCAAGGACAAGGCCAGGGCTTCGAGTCGAGATCCGGGAATTCGCGCCAGGAGAGCAGGGATCCGCAGCAGTCGCGCGGCGGAGGTGAATTCCGCAGGGGCGGCGGTGGTGGAGGTCGTGGCTTTAATCGCCAGAGCGGCGACTACGGAAGTTTTGgaagcggcggcggcggcggtggaCGACGTGGAGGAGGAGGTCGCTTCGAGGACAACTACAACG GTGGTGAATTCGACTCACGTCGCGGCGGTGACTGGAATCGCAGCGGCGGAGGCGGAGGTGGACGCAACTTCGGACGTGGTCCGTCGTACCGCGGCGGTGGCGGTGGAAGCGGTAACGCCCTCGACGAGCAACCCGCCGAGGATGGCCAGGcacagccgcagcagcagcagcagcagccgcgcAACGATCGCTGGCAGGAGCCGGAGCGTCCGGCCGGTTTCGATGGCGGAGAGGGAGGTCAGCCCGGCGGCGGCGGCAACAGAAGCTACAGCAACCGCGGAGAGCGcggaggcggcggcggcggcggcggcggctaCAACAGTCGCTGGAAGGAAGGCGGCGGCGGCAACGTCGACTACACAAAGCTGGGCGCCCGAGACGAGCGCCTGGAGGTGGAGCTGTTCGGCGTGGGCAATACGGGTATCAATTTTGACAAATACGAGGATATACCCGTGGAGGCGACGGGCCAGAATGTGCCCCCGAACATCACATCGTTCGATGATGTGCAGCTGACGGAGATTATCCGCAACAACGTGGCCCTAGCACGTTATGACAAACCGACACCGGTGCAGAAGCACGCCATTCCGATTATAATCAATGGCCGTGATCTGATGGCATGCGCCCAGACCGGATCCGGCAAGACGGCCGCCTTCTTGGTGCCGATTCTCAACCAGATGTACGAGCTCGGCCATGTGGCACCGCCGCAGAGCAACCGGCAGTATAGCCGGCGCAAGCAGTATCCGCTGGGTCTGGTGCTGGCACCGACCCGCGAGCTGGCCACCCAGATCTTCGAGGAGGCCAAGAAGTTCGCCTACCGCTCCCGGATGCGTCCGGCCGTGCTGTATGGCGGCAACAACACCAGCGAGCAAATGCGCGAGTTGGACCGCGGATGCCACCTGATTGTGGCTACTCCAGGTCGCCTGGAGGATATGATTACGCGCGGCAAGGTGGGACTGGAAAATATTCGGTTCCTTGTCCTGGACGAGGCTGATCGTATGTTGGACATGGGTTTCGAGCCTCAAATCCGTCGCATCGTCGAGCAGTTGAACATGCCGCCAACCGGGCAGCGCCAGACGCTTATGTTCTCGGCCACATTCCCCAAGCAGATCCAGGAGTTGGCCAGCGATTTCCTCAGCAACTACATCTTTTTGGCCGTGGGTCGTGTGGGCTCCACCTCCGAGAATATCACGCAGACGATCCTGTGGGTATATGAACCCGATAAGCGTTCGTATCTCCTCGATCTGCTCTCGTCCATTCGAGACGGTCCTGAGTACACCAAAGAGAGCCTGACGCTGATCTTTGTGGAGACGAAGAAGGGTGCAGACTCGCTGGAGGAGTTCCTGTACCAATGCAACCATCCCGTGACCAGCATCCACGGTGATCGCACACAAAAGGAGCGCGAGGAGGCGCTGCGCTGCTTCCGCTCGGGCGACTGCCCGATCCTGGTGGCCACCGCTGTGGCCGCTCGTGGCCTGGACATTCCGCACGTGAAGCACGTTATCAACTTTGACCTGCCCTCGGATGTGGAGGAGTATGTCCATCGTATCGGACGTACCGGTCGCATGGGTAACCTCGGTGTGGCCACCTCATTCTTCAACGAGAAGAACCGCAACATTTGCTCCGATCTTTTGGAGCTGCTGATCGAGACCAAGCAGGAGATCCCTAGTTTCATGGAGGATATGAGCTCGGATCGCGGCCACAGCGGCGCCAAGAGGGCAGGACGAGGAGGCGGCGGACGGTACGGCGGTGGCTTCGGATCAAGGGATTACCGTCAGAGTTCTGGCGGCGGAGGCGGTGGCGGACGCAGTGGACCCCCACCCCGCAGCAGTGGCTCTGGATCGGGAGGCGGCGGAGGCAGCTATCGCAGCAACGGAAACTCGTACG GTGGCAACTCGGGAGGCGGTGGATACTATGGCGGCGGCGCCGGTGGTGGCTCCTATGGCGGCTCCTACGGCGGAAGTGCCGCACACTCGAGCAACGCACCCGACTGGTGGGGTCAATGA
- the Sys1 gene encoding protein SYS1 homolog has product MKGGTFRNTQWDPTLLSAQIVSMQFCVYFTLGLLVFVANKLSGDNYSLDHLFEYHEIHIYDLGGRLVICAFVLNAFLASLALWCIVRRAKLCLDFSCTFHVLHLLICWWYNRSFPANASWWLLNVITGTIMCIGGEFLCLQTEMKEIPVGYAALNQKSDV; this is encoded by the exons ATGAAGGGCGGAACCTTCCGCAACACCCAGTGGGATCCCACGCTGCTATCGGCACAGATCGTATCGATGCAGTTCTGCGTGTACTTCACCCTCGGCCTGCTCGTCTTCGTGGCCAACAAGTTGTCCGGAGATAACTACAGTCTGGATCACTTGTTCGAGTACCAT GAGATACACATCTACGATTTGGGAGGCAGGCTGGTGATCTGCGCCTTCGTCTTAAATGCTTTCCTGGCCTCCCTGGCACTGTGGTGCATCGTGAGACGAGCCAAGCTCTGTCTGGACTTCAG TTGCACCTTCCACGTCCTGCATTTGCTCATCTGCTGGTGGTACAACCGCTCCTTTCCCGCAAACGCATCCTGGTGGCTGCTCAACGTCATCACAGGCACGATAATGTGCATAGGCGGCGAATTCCTCTGCCTGCAGACCGAAATGAAGGAGATCCCCGTGGGCTATGCGGCCCTCAATCAAAAGTCGGACGTTTGA
- the p gene encoding BLOC-2 complex member HPS5 homolog — MADAYCLTNFIDFSLSLSLPLKHHNRIKYTCFDISDSYIIFGASSGSLYLFNRNGKFLLLIPNKHGAITSLSISANSKYVAFATQRSLICVYAVNLSAQATPQVIFTHLDQSVQVSCIHWTQDEKQFYYGDSRGQVSLVLLSSFIGHSLLLNMTVHPLLYLDSPIVQIDDFESLLLVSNCTKCILCNTEYEEYKQIGNRPRDGAFGACFFVSPQESLQPSRIYCARPGSRVWEVDFEGEVIQTHQFKSALATAPARIQRPGSGSDELDANAELLDYQPQTLQFAKVQRLNEDFLLAFTELGLYVFDVRRSAVVLWCNQFERIADCRSSGSEIFVFTQSGALYSVQLQTLQSHAVSLIQQSKLLPCANLLRQHVRYFADKAREDYELKQLNPLKQLLIERQEYELLNDISVIFDAITQCTGSALDTQSSGGSSATTERSISGGSSAKAPQKGVYVLENAFCDNLKQPLKSGHFKDALLTVTGKFGKNIIKYKFNIFAEEQQQLVRELIPASERSLPFKDIKARYESGGEEEEIVSRCKKPLPQAPRISPEEKTLYNLYLIAKSAKFSRTQCVDRYRGVFDEYAAGELVNLLEKLAQVMVEHGDTPDEAQRNCYEMYFDYLDPELIWEVDDATRDHIAAGFVLLNAPENAEIVKCEHCSFPLRFDTSCQYHELGAVLLRYFWSRGEQVKCFDVVQCVPALLDVLAKFYLAEQNLTKVVAIVLNYGLPELLADVGKQLSVGAWGRCFEQFVELQRGKLICANCECISGVEQEQLGRHFFYNWNCFLNIALDHMAAGDTLALIFKWSSYIPNDAIDREFYSRCLLKG; from the exons ATGGCCGACGCCTACTGCCTGACGAACTTTATTGATTTTTCGCTGTCGCTGTCGCTGCCGCTGAAACACCACAATCGCATCAAG TACACCTGCTTCGACATCTCCGACAGCTATATCATCTTCGGGGCCTCCTCCGGATCGCTGTACCTGTTCAATCGGAACGGCAAGTTCCTGCTCTTGATACCCAACAAACATGGAGCCATCACCAGTCTCAGCATTTCGGCCAACAGCAAATATGTGGCTTTTGCAACGCAACGGTCGCTTATCTGCGTGTACGCCGTCAATTTGTCCGCCCAGGCGACGCCGCAGGTGATCTTCACGCACCTGGACCAATCCGTGCAGGTGAGCTGCATCCATTGGACGCAGGACGAGAAGCAGTTCTACTATGGTGACTCCCGCGGCCAGGTCAGCCTCGTTCTGCTCTCCTCATTCATCGGGCACAGCCTGCTGCTCAACATGACCGTGCACCCGCTGCTCTACCTGGACTCCCCCATCGTCCAGATCGACGACTTCGAGTCCCTGCTTCTGGTGTCCAACTGCACAAAGTGCATTCTTTGCAATACGGAGTACGAGGAGTATAAGCAG ATAGGGAATCGCCCGCGTGACGGCGCCTTTGGAGCCTGCTTCTTTGTCTCGCCGCAGGAGTCTTTGCAGCCATCTCGCATCTACTGCGCCCGACCAGGCAGTCGCGTCTGGGAGGTGGACTTCGAGGGTGAGGTGATACAGACGCACCAATTCAAGTCCGCCCTGGCCACCGCTCCTGCGAGGATTCAGCGACCTGGAAGCGGATCAGACGAACTGGACGCCAATGCCGAGCTGCTGGACTACCAGCCGCAGACCCTGCAGTTCGCCAAGGTCCAAAGGCTGAACGAGGACTTTCTGTTGGCTTTTACAGAGCTGGGACTGTATGTGTTCGATGTGCGACGATCGGCGGTTGTGCTGTGGTGCAATCAGTTCGAAAGGATAGCCGACTGCCGCTCGTCAGGATCGGAGATCTTCGTATTCACCCAATCTGGCGCACTTTATAGTGTCCAGCTGCAGACGCTGCAATCGCACGCCGTTTCCCTCATACAGCAGTCCAAGTTGCTGCCCTGCGCAAATCTACTTCGCCAGCATGTGCGGTACTTTGCGGACAAGGCTCGCGAGGATTACGAACTAAAGCAGCTGAATCCTCTGAAGCAACTGCTCATCGAGCGACAGGAGTACGAGCTGCTGAATGATATATCCGTGATTTTCGATGCCATAACACAGTGCACGGGCAGTGCTTTGGACACGCAAAGTTCGGGAGGAAGTTCAGCCACCACTGAGCGCAGTATAAGCGGCGGAAGCTCAGCGAAAGCGCCACAAAAAGGAGTGTACGTTCTGGAGAACGCCTTCTGCGACAACCTGAAACAGCCGCTCAAGTCGGGACACTTCAAAGATGCCCTGCTGACGGTAACTGGTAAATTCGGCAAGAACATCATTAAGTACAAGTTCAATATTTTCGCCGAGGAACAGCAGCAGTTGGTCAGAGAACTAATCCCGGCCAGCGAGCGTTCTCTGCCGTTCAAGGACATCAAGGCGCGCTACGAATCCGGAGGCGAGGAGGAGGAGATTGTTAGCCGCTGCAAAAAACCGCTTCCCCAGGCTCCGCGCATCAGTCCCGAGGAGAAGACCCTCTACAATCTCTACCTGATCGCCAAGAGCGCTAAATTCAGCCGGACGCAGTGCGTCGATCGATACCGAGGGGTGTTTGACGAGTATGCAGCGGGGGAGCTGGTGAATCTGCTCGAGAAATTGGCCCAGGTGATGGTGGAGCATGGTGATACGCCGGATGAAGCGCAACGCAACTGCTATGAGATGTACTTTGATTACCTGGATCCGGAGCTGATCTGGGAGGTAGACGATGCCACGCGTGATCACATAGCCGCGGGATTTGTGCTGCTAAATGCGCCCGAAAATGCGGAGATTGTAAAGTGTGAGCATTGCTCGTTCCCACTGCGCTTTGATACCTCCTGTCAGTACCATGAACTTGGAGCCGTGCTTCTGCGATATTTCTGGTCCCGCGGCGAACAGGTCAAGTGCTTCGATGTGGTGCAGTGTGTTCCGGCTCTACTAGATGTCCTAGCTAAATTTTACCTAGCCGAACAGAACCTCACCAAGGTGGTGGCCATCGTTCTCAACTACGGACTGCCGGAACTTCTGGCAGATGTTGGCAAGCAACTGAGCGTTGGAGCCTGGGGTCGCTGCTTTGAGCAGTTCGTTGAACTCCAACGGGGAAAGCTTATTTGCGCAAATTGTGAGTGCATCTCTGGCGTGGAACAGGAGCAACTGGGGCGACACTTCTTCTACAACTGGAACTGCTTCCTCAACATCGCACTGGACCACATGGCCGCCGGGGATACGCTGGCGCTGATCTTCAAGTGGAGCtcttacattccaaacgacgCCATCGACCGGGAATTCTACTCCCGCTGCCTGCTCAAGGGCTAG
- the LOC108007965 gene encoding uncharacterized protein — protein MQKPQHGSCWIALLLVSLIATFMLAFSYWIFVPREQPFWSIVSRNPSGSGIKFSLPPSAVPAELKLRQRPPFVYQIIH, from the coding sequence ATGCAGAAGCCACAACACGGTTCGTGCTGGATCGCTCTCCTCCTGGTATCTCTGATCGCCACTTTCATGCTTGCCTTCAGCTACTGGATTTTTGTGCCGCGCGAGCAGCCATTTTGGTCCATTGTATCCAGGAATCCCAGCGGTTCTGGGATCAAGTTCTCCCTGCCGCCATCTGCAGTACCTGCAGAACTGAAGCTCAGGCAAAGACCCCCGTTCGTTTACCAGATAATACATTGA
- the Dhod gene encoding dihydroorotate dehydrogenase (quinone), mitochondrial, with the protein MDQDHLKNARNATRRIGRLRSLGIVTVGAAALVAGITAYKKQDQVFRTFVMPALRLLPAETSHQLAVMACKYRLCPVSQYQDDQNLHTPFFGRMLSNPIGIAAGFDKNAEAVDGLQDLGFGFIEVGTVTPAAQEGNPKPRVFRLADDKAIINRYGFNSEGHQAVLQRLRLLRSKENFNGVVGVNLGRNKSTMSPIADYVQGVRVFGPVADYLVINVSSPNTKGLRDMQSKERLRELLEAVNETRSTLDKNKNVPIFLKLSPDVSEDDMKDIVWVIKRKKSRVDGLIVSNTTVSRDQIGSSKLAEEAGGLSGPPLKARSTEMIAQMYQFTEGKIPIIGVGGVASGYDAYEKIEAGASYVQVYTALVYEGPALVDDIKAELSALVTKLGHTNVAEVVGTNSKFYLPKK; encoded by the exons ATGGATCAAGATCACTTGAAGAATGCGAGAAACGCAACGCGGAGAATT GGTCGTCTCCGGTCGCTGGGAATCGTTACGGTTGGAGCTGCCGCCTTGGTTGCGGGCATTACGGCGTACAAGAAGCAAGACCAGGTGTTCCGCACTTTCGTTATGCCAGCATTGCGGCTTCTTCCGGCGGAAACCAGTCACCAGCTGGCCGTGATGGCCTGCAAGTACCGCCTGTGTCCGGTGTCCCAGTACCAGGATGACCAGAATCTGCACACCCCGTTCTTTGGCCGGATGCTGAGCAATCCGATTGGCATTGCCGCGGGATTCGATAAGAACGCCGAGGCGGTGGACGGCCTGCAGGATCTGGGATTCGGCTTCATTGAGGTCGGCACTGTCACCCCAGCCGCCCAGGAGGGCAACCCCAAGCCGCGGGTTTTCCGGCTGGCAGACGACAAGGCCATCATCAATCGGTACGGCTTCAACAGCGAGGGTCACCAGGCGGTGCTCCAAAGGCTGCGCCTACTCCGGAGCAAGGAGAACTTCAACGGCGTCGTGGGTGTCAATCTCGGCCGGAACAAGAGCACCATGAGCCCGATAGCGGATTACGTACAGGGAGTGCGGGTCTTCGGACCCGTGGCGGATTACCTGGTCATTAATGTGAGCAGTCCAAATACCAAGGGCCTGCGGGACATGCAGAGCAAGGAGAGGCTGCGGGAGCTTTTGGAGGCGGTCAACGAGACCAGATCCACCCTGGACAAGAACAAGAATGTGCCCATCTTCTTGAAACTCTCGCCCGATGTGTCCGAGGACGATATGAAGGACATCGTTTGGGTGATCAAGCGCAAGAAGAGCCGCGTGGATGGTCTGATTGTGTCCAACACCACGGTGTCGCGGGATCAGATCGGGTCCAGCAAGTTGGCCGAGGAAGCAGGCGGATTGAGTGGCCCACCACTCAAGGCCCGCTCCACGGAGATGATTGCCCAGATGTACCAGTTCACCGAAGGCAAGATACCCATTATTGGAGTCGGCGGCGTTGCCTCCGGCTATGATGCCTACGAGAAGATCGAGGCTGGGGCCTCCTACGTCCAGGTCTACACGGCTTTGGTGTACGAGGGACCCGCTCTCGTGGACGACATCAAGGCGGAGCTGTCGGCGCTAGTCACCAAGCTGGGTCACACCAATGTGGCGGAAGTGGTCGGCACCAACTCCAAGTTTTACCTGCCCAAGAAATGA